The following proteins come from a genomic window of Flavobacterium eburneipallidum:
- a CDS encoding YraN family protein — MAQHNELGKLGEELAIEYLQKEGYEILETNWTFQKAEIDIIAQKEDTLAVVEVKTRSSLEFGLPQDFVKPKKIQLLVKAVNEYVVFKNLDVDVRFDIIAIHKEGKSFVIEHLIDAFYHF, encoded by the coding sequence ATGGCTCAACACAACGAATTAGGAAAATTAGGAGAAGAATTAGCTATAGAATATCTTCAGAAAGAAGGCTATGAAATTCTGGAAACCAATTGGACGTTTCAAAAAGCCGAAATCGACATCATTGCCCAAAAAGAGGATACACTTGCCGTGGTGGAAGTAAAAACCCGTTCCTCTCTCGAATTTGGTTTACCACAAGATTTTGTGAAGCCCAAAAAAATTCAACTTTTGGTAAAAGCTGTAAACGAATACGTAGTTTTTAAAAATTTAGATGTTGACGTTCGTTTTGACATAATTGCCATTCACAAAGAAGGCAAATCTTTTGTAATTGAACACCTTATCGATGCTTTTTATCATTTTTAG
- a CDS encoding S66 peptidase family protein: MIPIRSLFKTNSAVFYKLLMLIFVFQLSNIQAQTTMITPPYLQKGDTIAIVATARKNIDDNLKPTINLLKSWGLEVVIGSTIGLDNNQLAGTDEQRASDFQKQMDNPNIKAIWCARGGYGTVRMIDLLDFTQFKQNPKWIVGFSDVTVLHNHLNTLGYKSIHGTMPVSIATTAPESIATLKKALFGEPLTYQINSSPMNRFGKATGELVGGNLSILYSLFGSKSAIDCTDKILFIEDLDEYLYHIDRMMMNLKRNGCLESIKGIIVGGMTKMKDNDIPWGKNANEIVQDITQKYNIPILYNFPAGHVKDNRALIMGNVVSLDVNENGGMVVFE, encoded by the coding sequence ATGATTCCCATTAGAAGTCTTTTTAAAACCAATTCGGCTGTTTTTTATAAACTTCTAATGCTTATTTTTGTTTTTCAACTATCGAATATTCAAGCTCAAACTACTATGATTACACCACCTTATTTACAAAAAGGAGATACCATTGCGATTGTCGCAACTGCCCGAAAAAACATCGACGACAACCTAAAACCTACTATAAATTTATTAAAATCTTGGGGTTTAGAAGTCGTTATTGGAAGTACAATCGGATTAGACAATAATCAATTAGCAGGAACCGATGAACAACGTGCTTCCGATTTTCAAAAGCAAATGGACAATCCGAATATCAAAGCTATTTGGTGTGCTCGTGGTGGTTACGGAACCGTTCGAATGATTGATTTATTGGATTTTACCCAATTCAAACAAAACCCAAAATGGATCGTAGGTTTTAGCGATGTTACGGTTTTGCACAATCATTTGAATACTTTGGGTTACAAATCCATTCACGGAACGATGCCTGTGAGTATTGCCACGACAGCTCCCGAATCGATTGCTACTCTAAAAAAAGCATTGTTTGGCGAACCATTAACCTATCAAATTAATTCATCCCCGATGAATCGTTTTGGAAAAGCTACTGGCGAATTGGTAGGCGGCAATTTATCTATTTTGTATAGTTTATTCGGCTCTAAATCGGCTATTGATTGTACGGATAAAATTTTATTTATAGAAGATTTGGACGAATACCTCTATCACATTGACCGAATGATGATGAACCTAAAACGCAACGGCTGTCTCGAAAGCATCAAAGGAATTATTGTGGGCGGAATGACCAAGATGAAAGACAATGACATTCCGTGGGGCAAAAACGCCAATGAAATTGTTCAGGATATAACCCAAAAATACAATATTCCAATTCTCTATAATTTCCCAGCAGGTCACGTGAAAGACAACAGAGCTTTGATAATGGGGAATGTTGTGAGTTTGGATGTGAATGAGAATGGAGGTATGGTGGTTTTTGAGTAA
- a CDS encoding FAD-binding and (Fe-S)-binding domain-containing protein, translating into MLTPSYQKLKDILSTSIDPKRILTNSLQTLAYGTDASFYRLIPKIVILAHNEAEVIEIVKQAKKLDIALTFRAAGTSLSGQAITDSVLVVATHGWKSFELLENNQKIKLEPGIVGARANTFLAPHGLKIGPDPASIGAAMIGGIVANNASGMCCGTAQNSYQTIADIRIVLNDGTILDTADTESVTDFRNNQKALIQEIENLRDTIKSDETLYHLIKNKFKIKNTTGYSINALVDYQDPIEIIKHLMVGSEGTLAFISNVTFKTVIDEKHKSCSLIIFHSIQDACNATILLKSAPVAAVELLDRESIRSVEFDPDAPEYFRTLPESACALLVECRDNDLDNMLLKQLKIRSEIESIPTFAEYEFTSNPKQYYFNWKARKGLLPTVGGLRKNGTSVIIEDVAFPLPQLADACVAMKELFQKHEYHDAVMFGHALEGNLHLVFSQDFSNQTEVDRYEKLMSELAILVVDRFNGSLKAEHGTGRNMAPFVEKEWGTKAYEIMKRIKTIFDPHNKINPDVLINPDPKAHLKNLKPMPESHAIVDKCMECGFCEPHCVSEGLTLSPRQRIVIAREISRLEETNDNPKRLADIRKDVTYQLDETCATDGLCALACPVYIDTGKFVKEWRANELNASDKNVANYIGSHMAGTTTVLRMGLKSVSFFHSLFGNTIMNTLSNGLHFISFGKVPKWIPEMPKGADKITTKN; encoded by the coding sequence ATGCTAACTCCATCTTATCAAAAGTTAAAAGACATTTTATCGACCTCTATCGATCCCAAACGTATTTTGACCAATTCATTGCAAACCCTTGCTTATGGAACCGATGCCAGTTTTTATAGACTCATTCCTAAAATTGTAATTCTGGCTCACAACGAAGCCGAAGTAATCGAAATAGTAAAGCAAGCCAAAAAGCTTGATATTGCTTTGACTTTTCGTGCCGCAGGAACGAGTTTGTCCGGTCAGGCGATTACCGATTCTGTTTTGGTAGTGGCTACGCATGGCTGGAAAAGTTTTGAACTTTTAGAAAACAATCAGAAAATAAAATTAGAACCCGGAATTGTAGGTGCACGAGCCAATACTTTTTTGGCACCACACGGATTAAAAATTGGTCCAGATCCTGCTTCTATCGGAGCGGCGATGATTGGCGGAATTGTTGCCAATAATGCTAGTGGTATGTGCTGCGGAACCGCTCAAAATTCCTATCAAACCATAGCCGATATCCGAATTGTATTGAATGACGGAACTATTTTGGATACTGCAGATACCGAAAGTGTTACGGATTTCAGAAACAATCAAAAGGCTTTAATTCAGGAAATTGAAAACTTAAGAGATACTATCAAAAGTGATGAAACGCTCTATCATCTCATCAAAAATAAATTCAAAATAAAAAACACCACAGGCTACAGCATCAATGCCCTGGTCGATTATCAGGATCCGATTGAAATCATCAAACATTTGATGGTAGGTTCAGAAGGAACTCTGGCTTTTATTTCGAATGTGACTTTCAAAACCGTTATTGATGAAAAGCATAAATCTTGTTCCTTGATAATTTTCCACAGCATTCAAGATGCCTGCAATGCCACTATTTTATTAAAATCAGCTCCGGTTGCAGCGGTGGAATTATTGGACAGGGAATCCATTCGCTCGGTAGAATTCGATCCTGATGCTCCAGAATATTTTAGAACTTTACCCGAATCGGCCTGTGCTTTATTGGTCGAATGCCGCGATAATGATTTAGATAATATGCTGCTCAAACAGCTTAAAATCCGTTCAGAGATTGAATCGATTCCAACCTTTGCGGAATATGAATTTACTTCAAATCCCAAACAATATTATTTCAATTGGAAAGCTAGAAAAGGTTTACTACCAACCGTTGGCGGACTGCGAAAAAATGGAACTTCTGTAATTATTGAAGATGTCGCTTTCCCATTGCCTCAACTAGCCGATGCTTGCGTGGCAATGAAAGAATTGTTCCAAAAACATGAATACCACGATGCCGTGATGTTTGGACACGCTTTGGAAGGGAATCTGCATTTGGTTTTTTCTCAAGATTTTTCGAACCAAACCGAAGTGGATCGTTACGAAAAACTGATGTCAGAGTTGGCTATTTTGGTCGTAGATCGTTTTAATGGATCTTTGAAAGCAGAACACGGAACAGGTCGTAATATGGCTCCATTTGTCGAAAAAGAATGGGGAACAAAGGCTTACGAAATTATGAAACGCATCAAAACTATTTTTGATCCTCATAATAAAATTAATCCCGATGTTTTAATCAATCCCGATCCGAAGGCACATCTCAAAAATTTAAAACCAATGCCCGAATCCCATGCCATTGTTGACAAATGTATGGAATGTGGATTTTGTGAACCCCATTGCGTTTCCGAAGGTCTGACCTTATCGCCAAGACAGCGTATTGTGATTGCCCGGGAAATCAGCCGTTTGGAAGAAACGAATGATAATCCAAAACGATTGGCTGACATTAGAAAAGACGTAACTTATCAGCTGGACGAAACTTGTGCAACCGATGGACTTTGTGCTTTGGCCTGTCCTGTTTATATTGATACCGGGAAATTTGTAAAAGAATGGCGTGCGAATGAATTAAATGCCAGCGATAAAAATGTTGCGAATTACATAGGTTCACATATGGCTGGAACTACAACAGTTTTAAGAATGGGATTAAAATCAGTTTCTTTTTTTCATTCACTATTTGGAAATACCATTATGAATACTTTATCCAATGGATTGCATTTTATAAGTTTTGGAAAAGTGCCAAAATGGATTCCAGAAATGCCAAAAGGAGCCGACAAAATAACGACAAAAAATTGA
- a CDS encoding aspartate kinase: protein MKTVSSIVENYIKTKPFLLNALSLGIINLTSLSRNIMVELESEFGKEVKQGAVVMALKRLTEELDFRLNHKINKVIKNIGEITVRSALTDYTFAASDTVLNKQADLITDINTFADIFYTSSRGVNETNIVVSNTVNHLVDKHFANEKLIQKLENLASITVKLPKENIVVPGIYYFIFQRLAWEGIIINEVISTSNEFTILVSEDEVDVAFKVIKDLKN from the coding sequence ATGAAAACAGTTTCCTCTATTGTAGAAAATTACATCAAAACCAAACCATTTTTGCTAAACGCTTTGTCGTTAGGAATCATCAATTTAACCTCTTTGTCCAGAAACATCATGGTCGAATTGGAGAGTGAATTTGGTAAAGAAGTGAAACAAGGTGCTGTTGTAATGGCGCTAAAAAGACTGACCGAAGAACTCGACTTTAGACTGAACCACAAAATCAATAAAGTAATCAAGAATATTGGTGAAATCACTGTCCGTTCAGCACTGACCGATTATACTTTTGCTGCATCAGATACCGTTTTGAACAAACAAGCCGATTTGATCACAGACATTAACACTTTTGCAGATATTTTTTATACGTCTTCAAGAGGCGTAAACGAAACCAATATTGTAGTTAGCAACACCGTAAATCATTTGGTTGACAAACATTTTGCCAACGAAAAACTGATTCAAAAACTGGAAAATTTAGCTTCGATTACGGTAAAATTACCTAAAGAAAACATCGTTGTTCCTGGAATTTATTATTTCATTTTTCAGCGTTTAGCGTGGGAAGGAATCATCATTAATGAAGTAATTTCGACTTCTAATGAATTTACGATTTTAGTAAGTGAAGATGAAGTAGATGTGGCTTTCAAGGTTATTAAAGATTTGAAAAACTAA
- a CDS encoding DUF5689 domain-containing protein: MKNILKYSGIVLASIVLLSSCVNDTYDTPTFDCVDPGLTKTKEVAALYTSAPANGTTLIYPAATKDPVTGKEIFDYIEAYVISSDEGGNFYKSMYFQPTDGSKGFNLSVDEVNMYGKDFQPGKKVFLKLNGLAYANPTGFGRGLIFGAAPTEQFAVDRLATSDYPKHLIPSCDIVSEDAIVKKITLAQALNGANYLNTLVEIDDVQFADESAGGTYDSNRNDDFDSSIFVTNGTSNLTIRTSRFANFAGYKVPSGKGKIRGVLTRYNSTYQIIMRTERDANMPNPRVDYTPALVGTNSTVFPATVNETFESYAVALTNFPNYISDSSVGSRYFAVTSFSGNKYIQMTSFGSGGTNNSYLFVPVNMTAASNFSFRSNMGFWNGAVLKVYYVLAADYTPGGAIDVTKMTNITSSFTIPTTPTSGYGATFTASGNYAIPATVTGNGYFVFEYAGSASAFPAVTTTLQLDNITVN, translated from the coding sequence ATGAAAAATATACTAAAATATAGCGGCATCGTTTTGGCATCCATTGTTTTGCTTTCAAGCTGTGTAAACGATACTTACGACACTCCTACATTTGACTGTGTAGATCCTGGTTTGACAAAAACCAAAGAAGTAGCAGCTTTATACACCAGTGCTCCAGCAAATGGAACAACACTAATTTATCCCGCAGCTACAAAAGATCCTGTAACAGGTAAAGAAATTTTCGATTACATCGAAGCTTATGTAATTTCAAGTGACGAAGGAGGAAATTTCTATAAGAGCATGTACTTTCAACCCACTGATGGTTCTAAAGGATTCAACTTGTCTGTTGATGAAGTAAATATGTATGGCAAAGACTTTCAACCGGGTAAAAAAGTGTTTTTGAAACTAAACGGCTTGGCTTATGCTAACCCAACAGGTTTTGGAAGAGGATTAATATTTGGAGCAGCTCCTACAGAACAGTTTGCCGTAGATAGACTAGCAACTTCAGATTATCCTAAACACCTTATCCCTTCTTGTGATATTGTAAGTGAAGATGCAATTGTCAAAAAAATAACACTAGCCCAAGCGCTTAACGGAGCTAATTATTTGAATACTTTAGTAGAAATTGATGATGTGCAGTTTGCTGATGAATCGGCTGGAGGAACTTATGATTCCAATAGAAATGACGATTTTGATTCTAGTATTTTTGTAACCAACGGAACCAGTAATCTAACGATTAGAACCAGTAGATTTGCTAATTTTGCGGGATATAAAGTTCCATCTGGTAAAGGAAAAATAAGAGGAGTTTTGACCAGATACAATTCTACTTATCAAATCATAATGAGAACCGAGCGTGATGCCAATATGCCAAATCCTAGAGTGGATTATACTCCAGCATTAGTAGGAACAAATTCTACTGTTTTCCCAGCAACTGTAAACGAAACTTTTGAAAGTTATGCTGTTGCACTAACTAATTTCCCAAATTATATTAGTGATTCGTCAGTGGGTTCTAGATATTTTGCAGTTACATCGTTTAGTGGAAATAAATACATCCAAATGACATCGTTTGGATCAGGTGGCACCAATAATTCTTATTTATTTGTTCCAGTAAATATGACAGCTGCAAGCAACTTTTCATTTCGTTCGAATATGGGATTTTGGAACGGAGCAGTTTTGAAAGTATATTACGTTTTAGCTGCTGATTACACTCCTGGAGGTGCAATTGATGTTACCAAAATGACCAATATTACTTCTAGTTTTACCATTCCTACTACACCTACTTCTGGTTATGGAGCTACATTTACAGCAAGTGGCAATTATGCTATTCCAGCAACTGTAACTGGCAACGGCTATTTTGTATTTGAATATGCTGGTAGTGCTTCGGCTTTTCCTGCCGTAACCACCACTTTGCAATTGGATAACATTACAGTAAATTAA
- a CDS encoding carboxypeptidase-like regulatory domain-containing protein, giving the protein MKKILLSTLFVIQVVFAFAQTQTGISGQVVDSKTQNPLQSVIVTIQNTNLMQLTDASGKFSFKKVEPGNLLVHLRSDGYKDQLIQIEIIEGQTLDMGVVSFEQDQTQEKQNTLITITDNDLSDDNGGSESTAGLLQASKDIFLQAAAYNFGQARFNVRGIDNEYSSILINGISMNRVSDGRPQYSNWGGLNDATRNQEFTNGSAPSDYTFGGIAGTQYISTRASIYRPGTRISFLGTNTNYSYRAMATHASGMDKNGWAYVISGGRRWAQEGFFDGTDYAANSLFASIEKKINDHHSINFTSIYAQNRRGKNSPNTQEVTDLTSYKYNSYWGYQEGEKRNSRYKDVEEPIFTLSHYWKFNSKTKLHTNLSYQFGEIGNSRIDFQKADNPDPTYYRNLPSYYTTLYTYSNDVATYTPNLIAAEQAKANFLAQPQVDWTSMYRINNQNIANGSRYVLYEDRTDDKTAIANTILSSQLADNIVMNAGASYTNSRSSNFKNLLDLLGGTYFNDINIFGIDEDQQQADLNNPKRTAVVGDKYGYNYIVNATKIDAFTQFKFTYDKVDFYLGQSFTRSSYQREGLYKNGFYPTNSFGKSEKLHFDNFGFKGGLTYKLSGQHYLDFNGVYMSKAPNTKDVFPNARLSNDITDNIKNEMIRSVDASYIIRMPSLKARFTAYFNETENTTDISFYYADNIGGTLSAPTGEFVSEVVTGQNKRNKGVEAGIEYSITSTLKATAVAAFGEYTYTNNPNLAIHADGEIDDIFNGTANMEGYKQGGMPQQAYSVGLEYRDPKFWWISANANYLSNNYLDVAPLLRTAKFTTESAQIRANFPYDADLAANYLAQEKFDSFILVNLVGGKSWRIKDKTLGLFANVNNVFDIVYKTGGFEQARNATYSELYKDHQGPTRSFGSKYFYGYGRTFMVNLYLNF; this is encoded by the coding sequence ATGAAAAAAATTTTACTTAGTACATTATTTGTAATACAAGTAGTCTTTGCTTTTGCCCAAACTCAAACGGGTATTTCTGGACAAGTAGTCGATTCTAAAACGCAGAATCCTCTTCAAAGTGTTATTGTAACGATACAAAACACCAATTTGATGCAACTTACGGATGCCAGTGGGAAATTTTCTTTTAAAAAAGTTGAACCTGGAAACCTTTTGGTTCATTTAAGAAGTGATGGATACAAAGATCAACTTATTCAGATTGAGATTATCGAAGGACAAACACTGGATATGGGAGTTGTTAGTTTTGAACAAGACCAAACACAAGAAAAACAAAACACTTTAATTACCATTACTGACAATGACTTGAGTGATGATAATGGAGGTTCAGAAAGTACTGCAGGATTGCTTCAGGCATCAAAAGATATTTTTTTACAAGCGGCTGCTTACAATTTTGGTCAAGCTCGATTTAATGTTCGTGGAATTGACAATGAGTATTCTAGTATTTTGATTAACGGAATTTCTATGAATCGTGTATCTGACGGAAGACCACAATACAGCAACTGGGGAGGTCTTAATGACGCCACTCGAAATCAAGAATTTACTAATGGTTCAGCTCCATCGGATTATACTTTTGGAGGAATTGCAGGAACACAATACATTAGTACAAGAGCTTCGATTTATAGACCTGGAACTAGAATCTCGTTTTTAGGAACGAATACCAACTACAGTTACCGAGCGATGGCAACTCACGCTTCAGGGATGGATAAAAACGGCTGGGCTTATGTTATTTCTGGAGGAAGAAGATGGGCTCAAGAAGGTTTTTTTGACGGAACAGATTATGCTGCAAATTCATTATTTGCCAGTATCGAAAAGAAAATTAACGACCACCATAGCATTAACTTTACTTCTATTTATGCGCAGAATAGAAGAGGAAAAAATTCACCAAACACCCAAGAAGTTACTGATTTAACAAGCTATAAATACAATTCATACTGGGGTTATCAAGAAGGTGAAAAAAGAAATTCAAGATATAAAGATGTCGAAGAGCCTATTTTTACTTTAAGTCACTACTGGAAATTCAATTCTAAAACGAAATTGCACACCAACCTTTCCTACCAATTTGGAGAAATAGGAAACAGTCGTATCGATTTTCAAAAAGCTGACAATCCTGACCCAACTTATTACAGAAACTTACCAAGTTATTACACAACATTATATACTTATAGTAATGATGTAGCTACTTACACTCCAAATTTAATAGCAGCAGAACAAGCCAAAGCCAATTTTTTGGCACAGCCTCAAGTAGATTGGACATCAATGTACCGCATTAACAATCAAAATATTGCTAACGGAAGTCGTTATGTTTTATATGAAGACCGCACCGATGATAAAACGGCTATTGCCAATACCATTCTTTCGTCTCAATTAGCGGATAATATTGTGATGAATGCTGGAGCTAGTTATACTAATTCTAGATCTTCTAACTTCAAAAATCTTTTGGATCTTTTAGGAGGAACCTATTTTAATGACATCAATATTTTTGGAATCGATGAAGATCAACAACAAGCCGATTTGAATAACCCAAAAAGAACAGCAGTTGTAGGCGATAAATACGGTTACAATTACATAGTAAATGCTACTAAAATAGATGCTTTTACGCAGTTTAAATTCACTTACGACAAAGTCGATTTCTACCTTGGACAATCTTTTACCAGAAGTTCTTATCAAAGAGAAGGTTTGTACAAAAATGGTTTTTATCCAACGAATTCCTTTGGAAAAAGCGAAAAATTACACTTCGATAATTTTGGATTCAAAGGAGGCTTGACTTATAAATTATCTGGTCAACATTATTTAGATTTCAACGGAGTTTATATGTCCAAAGCGCCTAATACTAAAGACGTTTTTCCAAACGCTCGTTTGAGTAACGACATTACTGACAACATCAAAAACGAAATGATAAGAAGTGTTGATGCCAGTTACATCATCAGAATGCCAAGCCTTAAAGCTCGTTTTACTGCTTACTTTAACGAAACCGAAAATACTACGGATATTTCTTTTTATTATGCAGATAATATTGGTGGTACTTTATCCGCTCCAACTGGCGAGTTTGTTTCAGAAGTTGTTACTGGTCAAAATAAAAGAAACAAAGGAGTAGAAGCTGGTATAGAATACAGCATTACTTCTACTTTGAAAGCTACTGCAGTAGCTGCTTTTGGAGAATACACTTATACCAACAACCCTAATTTAGCCATTCATGCTGATGGAGAAATAGACGACATTTTCAACGGAACGGCTAATATGGAAGGCTACAAACAAGGTGGAATGCCACAACAAGCTTATTCTGTTGGATTAGAATACCGTGATCCAAAATTCTGGTGGATTAGTGCCAATGCCAATTATTTGTCTAATAATTATTTAGATGTTGCACCTTTATTAAGAACAGCAAAGTTCACAACAGAATCAGCTCAAATCAGAGCTAATTTTCCTTATGATGCTGATTTGGCAGCAAACTATTTAGCCCAAGAAAAATTTGACTCTTTCATTCTTGTAAACCTTGTAGGAGGAAAATCTTGGAGAATTAAAGACAAAACTTTGGGATTGTTTGCTAACGTTAACAATGTATTTGATATTGTTTACAAAACCGGTGGATTCGAGCAAGCTCGTAACGCAACTTATAGCGAATTATACAAAGATCATCAGGGACCAACACGCTCTTTCGGTTCAAAATATTTCTACGGATACGGAAGAACATTTATGGTTAACCTCTATTTAAACTTTTAA
- a CDS encoding endonuclease, with amino-acid sequence MKNLLALLLFLFAFASNAQVVINELDSDTPSTDDKEFIELKSVTPNFPLDGYVLVFFNGNATASTANRSYYTIDLDGLITDANGIVLIGNSQISPAPDKIFPDNIIQNGADGVALYLGNASDFPDDTLATSVNLIDALMYDTNDADATALMNLLGVSVQINENANSLQTTQSVQRKNDGTYETKNPTPGANNDGSGIIFNGITITANTTDKNEGASFPITFTTQINVTTDLTFNFTLNNSSFTTGDFTGNTTVFIPAGSNSFVANITIIDDILDEGDEILKIKFGTIPSQYKRLNDNIEIRIIDNDFTVAPFGTPLNPTYGIVSSTAPAGYYSTLEGLSGTALKQALQDIIANPAVVHAHNYGDVIEILKTADQNPLNSNEVWLMYVEQSRSKLEFQDTGINTGKWNREHIYPQSRGGFTDGTESIPDGIDIWLPTNANDILAGHADAHHLRAEDGAENSLRSNKDYGLTGYNGPTGNKNSWKGDVARSVFYMAVRYNALSVINGDIADTTVGQLGDLTSLLTWNTLDPSDDFEMNRNNYIYTWQVNRNPFIDYPDLANYIWGSKVGQAWHSNLATNDYASLKATIFTNPAQKTITISGLNEKGIIEIYNSLGAKVLETNFIGETQINIDLPTGIYFAKINSEHKTIVKKIIIE; translated from the coding sequence ATGAAAAACCTACTTGCCCTACTCCTTTTTCTATTTGCTTTTGCGTCCAATGCACAAGTCGTCATCAACGAACTCGATTCGGATACGCCGAGTACAGATGACAAAGAATTTATCGAATTAAAATCAGTAACGCCCAACTTTCCTTTAGATGGCTATGTTTTGGTTTTTTTCAACGGAAATGCTACAGCTTCAACCGCTAACAGAAGTTATTACACTATTGATTTAGATGGATTAATCACCGATGCTAACGGAATTGTTCTTATTGGAAATTCGCAAATTTCTCCTGCTCCAGACAAAATATTTCCAGATAATATCATCCAAAATGGTGCCGATGGAGTTGCATTGTATTTAGGAAATGCTTCTGATTTTCCAGACGATACTTTGGCAACATCGGTAAATTTAATTGATGCTTTAATGTACGACACCAATGATGCCGATGCTACAGCTTTAATGAATTTATTGGGAGTCAGTGTGCAAATTAATGAAAATGCAAACAGTCTTCAAACCACCCAATCCGTTCAAAGAAAAAATGACGGAACTTATGAAACCAAAAATCCAACGCCTGGTGCGAATAATGATGGAAGCGGAATCATCTTCAACGGAATCACGATAACTGCTAACACTACCGACAAGAATGAAGGCGCAAGTTTCCCAATTACTTTCACCACCCAAATCAATGTTACGACTGATTTGACTTTCAATTTTACTTTGAATAATTCGTCTTTCACGACTGGAGATTTCACAGGTAACACAACCGTTTTTATTCCTGCGGGTTCCAATAGTTTCGTGGCGAATATCACCATTATTGACGATATTTTAGATGAAGGCGATGAAATTCTAAAAATTAAATTTGGCACAATTCCATCACAATACAAACGACTCAATGATAACATCGAAATTCGAATTATTGACAATGATTTTACCGTTGCTCCATTTGGAACACCTTTAAATCCAACGTACGGAATTGTTTCCAGCACAGCTCCTGCGGGATATTATTCCACTCTCGAAGGACTTTCTGGAACTGCTCTAAAGCAAGCACTTCAAGATATTATTGCCAATCCAGCCGTTGTGCACGCTCATAATTATGGCGACGTTATCGAAATTCTAAAAACTGCCGATCAAAACCCACTGAACAGCAACGAGGTTTGGTTGATGTATGTGGAGCAATCCCGTTCCAAATTAGAATTTCAAGATACTGGAATCAATACCGGAAAATGGAATCGGGAACACATTTACCCACAATCTCGTGGTGGTTTTACCGACGGAACCGAAAGCATTCCCGATGGAATCGATATTTGGTTGCCTACCAATGCCAACGATATTCTGGCCGGTCACGCCGATGCGCATCATCTTCGAGCCGAAGACGGAGCCGAAAACAGTTTGCGTAGCAACAAAGATTATGGATTAACAGGTTATAATGGACCAACGGGTAACAAAAATTCTTGGAAAGGTGATGTCGCTCGTTCCGTATTTTATATGGCTGTTCGCTATAATGCCTTGAGTGTTATCAACGGCGATATTGCGGATACAACCGTCGGACAATTGGGCGACTTGACATCTTTATTAACTTGGAATACTTTAGACCCATCAGATGACTTCGAAATGAATAGAAATAATTACATTTACACTTGGCAAGTCAATAGAAATCCATTTATAGATTATCCCGATTTGGCGAATTATATTTGGGGTTCGAAAGTAGGACAAGCGTGGCATTCGAATCTAGCAACGAATGATTATGCGAGTCTAAAAGCAACCATTTTTACAAATCCAGCGCAAAAAACAATTACCATTTCTGGATTGAACGAAAAGGGAATTATCGAAATATACAACAGCCTTGGAGCAAAAGTATTGGAAACGAATTTCATTGGCGAAACCCAAATAAACATTGATTTACCAACTGGAATTTATTTTGCCAAAATCAATTCAGAGCATAAAACCATTGTCAAAAAAATAATAATTGAATAA